From the genome of Nomia melanderi isolate GNS246 chromosome 14, iyNomMela1, whole genome shotgun sequence, one region includes:
- the LOC116429013 gene encoding uncharacterized protein LOC116429013: protein MRTSLVLLVSIVASATAAPLREIAGPDARISPRGKDEEAPVPAEAEIVTGRDATNQPAKKQSEKSSGGTNDSRSGGSLPAANLSKHARTEGKPDSAQSASKLSNDARERVSKKNRRHKAIFVNYPIVPQLPFSNIPYDVDYTGNSFDAEDDGKRYDESNIFYIRLPPTPYMFVPGLGYISQPPTYSTSSLRPQISYNRPARPKPVYQQPVNPFIKLPIDFVSNGKPTSVYQWQKKTAGKKPTDSPIMNLDSLSNEFVSNGKPTSIYQWQTNLKPAKRPEDNAINNLDKGPYTFNGKPASFFLLKPDGTNSIRQPLRYPDYQQDNSYY from the coding sequence ATGAGGACGTCGCTGGTTCTGCTAGTGTCCATCGTGGCGTCCGCGACGGCGGCACCTCTGCGAGAGATCGCCGGGCCCGACGCGCGGATCTCCCCCCGCGGCAAGGACGAAGAGGCCCCGGTCCCCGCGGAAGCCGAGATTGTCACCGGCAGGGACGCGACGAATCAACCGGCAAAAAAGCAATCGGAGAAGTCCAGCGGTGGAACGAACGATTCGAGGAGCGGCGGTTCGTTGCCAGCTGCGAATCTAAGCAAACACGCCAGAACCGAGGGTAAGCCTGATTCCGCGCAATCCGCGTCGAAGCTGTCCAACGATGCCAGGGAGAGAGTCTCGAAGAAGAATCGAAGGCACAAGGCAATCTTCGTCAACTACCCGATCGTTCCGCAGCTGCCGTTTTCGAACATACCCTACGACGTTGATTACACCGGGAACAGCTTCGACGCGGAGGATGATGGGAAGAGGTACGACGAGAGCAACATcttctacatccggctgccgcCCACTCCGTACATGTTCGTCCCGGGATTAGGCTACATCTCGCAGCCTCCAACCTACTCAACCTCCAGCCTGCGACCTCAGATTTCATACAACAGACCTGCCCGACCGAAGCCTGTCTACCAGCAGCCAGTCAATCCCTTCATCAAGCTACCGATCGACTTCGTGAGCAACGGGAAACCGACGTCTGTCTATCAGTGGCAGAAGAAGACTGCCGGCAAGAAACCGACCGACAGTCCCATCATGAATCTGGACAGTTTGTCGAACGAGTTCGTCAGCAACGGGAAGCCCACGTCGATCTATCAGTGGCAGACAAACCTAAAACCAGCCAAGAGACCAGAGGACAACGCGATCAACAATCTGGACAAGGGTCCTTACACGTTCAACGGCAAGCCGGCCAGCTTCTTCCTCCTGAAACCCGACGGAACGAACTCGATACGTCAGCCGCTTCGGTATCCGGACTACCAGCAGGATAATTCCTACTATTGA
- the LOC116428991 gene encoding uncharacterized protein LOC116428991: MRTITRLLGHALPLLLSAVFAAAAIGSSQLATDFETVHTSNAAILNRLGLAPLQIPDGHHKKRLAGPEPPGLGSQTRIHQPYSRRHGHRDSHVYIVKLPASPPYYTITKPHKSAKDEKVIKTGPNFPVGFQGNGKPAKIYHWNLPVVKKIGEKKRLQTQLKLEQAKKKLDDASKYQATKNFAQDLHQTDSKAAHETVPENRRYSSADTNKITVRQKSSSSKHVRNNDKRLSYPEHDQKSADSGKKSGNGNLSNKTYRLNDSGVHRIHLTNELHGSRNTAKVKKHRKKAAMSYYAPIAGKSGSTSIHKNFPGNGKPKAFYVMEKSRKPVYYHPLLP; the protein is encoded by the coding sequence ATTACTCGGGCACGCGTTGCCGCTGCTGCTGTCGGCCGTGTTCGCCGCAGCGGCGATCGGCAGCTCGCAGCTCGCGACCGACTTCGAGACGGTCCACACCAGCAACGCGGCGATCCTGAACCGCCTGGGCCTGGCGCCGCTTCAGATCCCCGACGGACACCACAAGAAACGTCTGGCCGGCCCGGAACCGCCCGGTCTAGGCTCCCAGACGCGAATCCATCAGCCGTACAGCCGTCGTCACGGTCATCGCGACAGCCACGTGTACATCGTCAAGCTTCCCGCCAGTCCTCCGTATTACACCATCACGAAACCGCACAAATCGGCCAAGGACGAGAAGGTGATCAAGACGGGACCCAACTTCCCGGTAGGCTTCCAGGGGAACGGCAAGCCCGCCAAGATCTACCACTGGAATCTGCCCGTCGTCAAGAAGATCGGCGAGAAAAAGAGGCTGCAGACGCAGCTGAAGCTCGAGCAGGCCAAGAAGAAACTCGACGACGCGAGCAAGTATCAGGCGACGAAGAACTTTGCCCAGGACCTTCACCAGACCGACTCGAAGGCTGCTCACGAGACGGTTCCGGAGAACAGGAGATACTCGAGCGCGGACACCAACAAGATCACCGTTCGTCAAAAGTCTTCGAGCTCGAAGCACGTCAGGAACAACGACAAGAGGCTCAGCTATCCCGAGCACGATCAGAAGAGTGCCGATTCAGGGAAGAAGAGCGGCAACGGCAACCTATCGAACAAGACCTACAGGCTGAACGATTCGGGCGTGCACAGGATCCACCTGACGAACGAACTTCACGGCTCGAGGAACACGGCGAAGGTGAAGAAACACCGAAAGAAGGCGGCCATGTCGTACTACGCGCCGATCGCCGGCAAGTCCGGCTCGACGAGCATCCACAAGAACTTCCCCGGGAACGGCAAGCCCAAAGCGTTCTACGTGATGGAGAAGAGCCGCAAGCCAGTCTACTATCATCCCTTACTACCTTAA